One genomic window of Actinoplanes lobatus includes the following:
- a CDS encoding long-chain-fatty-acid--CoA ligase codes for MTTLSLATVLAEAARRYPEKVAIVDAGGERITYRELWAQTRAYAAGLRELGVGPGDTVAIMIPNVGDFPRVYFAALAVGARIVPVSLLLNAEEVGYVLADSGAKLLVTHSAFLAAGAPAAAASGTKLVNVGPLPADLPQYPPRLEEISATVEPLRTYVTREAEDVAVILYTSGTTGKPKGAMLTHLNLVMNAAVNVFDVHPLTGDDVVLGCLPLFHTFGQTVGMNATFRLGGTLVLLPRFTGEAAIELMLREKVTIFHGVPTMYIGLLEAAAKAETLPRLKLCVSGGASLPVAVLEKFAGAFGSTIWEGYGLSETSPTATTNQPAFGAKPGTVGHPIWGVEVEIARPEVPERIEFLPDGELGEIVIRGHNVFAGYLNRPEATAEALIDGWFRTGDLGVRDENGFISIVDRTKDLIIRGGFNVYPREVEEVLARHPSIQQVAVIGVADETLGEEICAVVVLEDPKPEEGSLTEAELIEWSKERLGKHKYPRQVRFTESLPLGPSMKVLKRELRKQYS; via the coding sequence ATGACGACGCTATCCCTCGCCACCGTTCTGGCCGAGGCCGCACGCCGATACCCCGAAAAGGTAGCGATCGTCGACGCCGGCGGAGAGCGCATCACCTATCGCGAACTGTGGGCGCAGACCCGCGCGTACGCGGCGGGCCTGCGGGAACTGGGCGTCGGGCCGGGCGACACCGTAGCGATCATGATCCCCAACGTGGGCGACTTCCCCCGGGTCTACTTCGCCGCGCTGGCCGTCGGCGCCCGGATCGTGCCGGTCTCGCTGCTGCTCAACGCCGAGGAGGTCGGCTACGTGCTGGCCGACAGCGGCGCGAAGCTGCTGGTCACCCATTCGGCGTTCCTGGCGGCGGGCGCTCCGGCGGCGGCCGCGAGCGGCACCAAGCTGGTCAACGTCGGCCCGCTCCCGGCCGATCTGCCGCAGTACCCGCCGCGCCTGGAGGAGATCTCGGCGACGGTGGAACCGCTGCGGACCTACGTGACCCGCGAGGCCGAGGACGTCGCGGTGATCCTCTACACCAGCGGGACGACGGGCAAGCCCAAGGGCGCCATGCTGACGCACCTCAACCTGGTCATGAACGCGGCCGTGAACGTGTTCGACGTCCACCCGCTGACCGGCGACGACGTGGTGCTCGGCTGTCTGCCGCTGTTCCACACGTTCGGCCAGACGGTCGGGATGAACGCGACCTTCCGGCTCGGCGGGACGCTGGTGCTGCTGCCCCGGTTCACCGGTGAGGCGGCGATCGAGCTGATGCTCAGGGAGAAGGTGACGATCTTCCACGGCGTGCCGACCATGTACATCGGCCTGCTGGAGGCGGCGGCCAAGGCGGAGACCCTGCCACGGCTCAAGCTCTGCGTCTCCGGTGGCGCCTCGCTGCCGGTCGCGGTTCTGGAGAAATTCGCCGGAGCCTTCGGCTCGACGATCTGGGAGGGGTACGGGCTGAGCGAGACCTCTCCGACGGCGACCACCAACCAGCCGGCGTTCGGAGCCAAGCCCGGTACGGTCGGGCACCCGATCTGGGGTGTCGAGGTGGAGATCGCCCGGCCGGAGGTGCCGGAGCGGATCGAGTTCCTGCCGGACGGCGAGCTGGGCGAGATCGTGATCCGCGGCCACAACGTGTTCGCCGGCTACCTGAACCGCCCGGAGGCGACCGCCGAGGCCCTGATCGACGGCTGGTTCCGCACCGGCGACCTGGGCGTACGGGACGAGAACGGCTTCATCAGCATCGTCGACCGCACCAAGGACCTGATCATCCGCGGTGGCTTCAACGTCTACCCGCGTGAGGTCGAGGAGGTGCTGGCCCGGCACCCGTCGATCCAGCAGGTCGCGGTGATCGGCGTGGCCGACGAGACCCTGGGTGAGGAGATCTGTGCGGTCGTGGTGCTGGAGGACCCCAAACCTGAGGAGGGCAGCCTGACCGAGGCCGAACTCATCGAGTGGTCGAAGGAGCGGCTCGGCAAGCACAAGTACCCGCGTCAGGTCCGGTTCACCGAGTCGCTGCCGCTGGGC